The Microbacter sp. GSS18 genome has a segment encoding these proteins:
- the phnE gene encoding phosphonate ABC transporter, permease protein PhnE translates to MSAPALRPTPPSKLWPTIWLVVSAVIVVLAIWAVDANWARMLDLPGSFVNYAGLMSEGVVENPLADPWSEYWTLATSRMLESVQMAWIGTLIGAVLSLPLGFLAARTIAPAGVVVVVRQFLNAIRALPEIVLAIVLIMPIFGLGPLTGALALGVGSIGTLGKLTAEAVESIDPGPVEAAVASGARASQRIRWAILPQALPEIVAFWLYRFEINIRASAVLGVIGAGGIGSLLSQLFNRREWAQIGITLVVIIVVTILVDTVSGAVRARIISGGSRRTRRRERREEAEAIV, encoded by the coding sequence GTGAGCGCCCCCGCGCTGCGGCCGACGCCGCCGAGCAAGCTGTGGCCGACGATCTGGCTGGTCGTGTCGGCGGTCATCGTCGTGCTGGCGATCTGGGCCGTCGACGCCAACTGGGCGCGCATGCTCGACCTCCCCGGATCGTTCGTGAATTACGCCGGGCTCATGAGCGAAGGCGTCGTGGAGAACCCGCTCGCCGACCCGTGGAGCGAGTACTGGACGCTCGCGACGAGCCGCATGCTCGAGTCGGTGCAGATGGCGTGGATCGGCACGCTCATCGGCGCAGTGCTGTCGCTGCCGCTGGGATTCCTCGCGGCGCGCACGATCGCGCCGGCCGGTGTCGTGGTGGTCGTGCGTCAGTTCCTGAACGCGATCCGCGCCCTCCCCGAGATCGTCCTGGCGATCGTGCTGATCATGCCCATCTTCGGTCTCGGCCCCCTCACCGGCGCCCTCGCGCTCGGCGTGGGCTCGATCGGAACACTCGGCAAGCTCACCGCCGAGGCGGTCGAGTCCATCGATCCCGGCCCCGTCGAGGCGGCGGTCGCGTCGGGCGCGCGCGCCTCGCAGCGCATCCGGTGGGCGATCCTGCCGCAGGCCCTGCCCGAGATCGTCGCGTTCTGGCTGTACCGGTTCGAGATCAACATCCGCGCGAGCGCCGTCCTGGGCGTCATCGGCGCAGGCGGAATCGGGTCGCTGCTGTCGCAGCTGTTCAACCGGCGCGAGTGGGCGCAGATCGGCATCACGCTCGTGGTGATCATCGTGGTGACGATCCTGGTCGACACCGTCTCGGGAGCGGTGCGCGCGCGCATCATCTCGGGCGGCAGCCGCCGTACGCGTCGGCGCGAGCGTCGCGAAGAAGCCGAAGCGATCGTCTGA
- a CDS encoding Gfo/Idh/MocA family oxidoreductase — MTADSPIRAAVVGAGGIARGIHLPALAAHPEIEIAAVVDVDAERARETADEFGVTDAFTDVAAMLAASAPDLVVVATPPGAHKGATIAALDAGAWVWCEKPPALSLADYDEMAAHEGESGPYASYVFQHRFGSAGRRLRRHLDEGTLGAPRVAQCHTLWYRDDAYFEVPWRGKWATEGGGPTMGHGIHQMDLALSILGDWSEVTAMMGTLARDTETEDVSAAIVRLESGAMCVMTNSLLSPRESSLLRFDFDDATVEVEHLYGYDNSHWRWTPAPHVEAAQADDWVPDTDEASSHAAQLRVLVDAYRRGERPPASGADGRRSLELVAGMYKSAVEGRPVRRDELTPDDPFARAMHGGDPAAAARAFGKEPARV; from the coding sequence ATGACCGCCGACTCACCGATCCGCGCCGCCGTCGTGGGCGCCGGGGGCATCGCCCGCGGCATCCACCTGCCGGCTCTCGCCGCGCACCCCGAGATCGAGATCGCCGCCGTGGTCGACGTCGACGCCGAGCGTGCCCGCGAGACGGCCGACGAGTTCGGCGTGACGGATGCCTTCACCGACGTCGCCGCGATGCTCGCGGCATCCGCCCCCGACCTCGTGGTCGTGGCCACTCCCCCCGGCGCCCACAAGGGCGCCACCATCGCCGCCCTCGACGCCGGCGCCTGGGTGTGGTGCGAGAAGCCCCCGGCGCTGAGCCTCGCCGACTACGACGAGATGGCCGCGCACGAGGGCGAGAGCGGCCCGTACGCCTCCTACGTCTTCCAGCATCGCTTCGGCTCGGCGGGACGGCGCCTGCGCCGTCACCTCGACGAGGGGACGCTCGGCGCCCCGCGCGTGGCCCAGTGCCACACGCTCTGGTACCGAGACGACGCCTACTTCGAGGTCCCGTGGCGTGGGAAGTGGGCGACCGAAGGGGGCGGCCCCACGATGGGGCACGGCATCCACCAGATGGATCTGGCGCTGTCGATCCTGGGCGACTGGTCCGAGGTCACCGCCATGATGGGGACCCTCGCGCGCGACACCGAGACCGAGGACGTCTCGGCCGCGATCGTGCGGCTGGAGTCCGGCGCGATGTGCGTCATGACCAACAGCCTCCTGTCGCCGCGCGAGTCGAGCCTGCTGCGGTTCGACTTCGACGACGCCACCGTCGAGGTCGAGCACCTCTACGGCTACGACAACTCGCACTGGCGCTGGACGCCGGCGCCGCACGTCGAGGCCGCCCAGGCCGACGACTGGGTCCCCGACACCGACGAGGCGAGCTCGCACGCCGCGCAGCTGCGCGTGCTCGTCGACGCGTACCGCCGCGGCGAGCGCCCGCCCGCGAGCGGCGCGGACGGGCGGCGCAGTCTCGAGCTGGTTGCGGGGATGTACAAGTCCGCCGTCGAGGGCCGGCCGGTCCGGCGCGACGAGCTCACCCCCGACGACCCCTTCGCCCGCGCCATGCACGGCGGCGACCCGGCCGCCGCCGCGCGGGCCTTCGGGAAGGAGCCGGCCCGTGTCTGA
- a CDS encoding PmoA family protein, giving the protein MSDFSIALTGTEAVVTAGGVDIAHYVFDPGGADSEGPKPYMHPVRALDGAVLSAFRPWDHRWHKGLQMTWTAVSGQNFWGGPTYQRDTGYVQLDNVGRMRHDRFTTMTDAGDDVSFTEELTWITQAGDEWFTETRTHRFHGLDAARGFWMLDFATTLRNVSDRELELGSPTTEGRPNAGYTGFAIRMPRAWTGGRVLSADSDDADALMGAETAWLALSGEHDEVDGGGTVLVFAGVSTGAPAVRWFVRSEPFPIISPSASFDEPIVLAPGDDVSLSHRHVFLDSIPDADDVRALATELAP; this is encoded by the coding sequence GTGTCTGACTTCTCGATCGCGCTGACCGGCACCGAGGCCGTCGTGACCGCGGGCGGCGTCGACATCGCGCACTACGTGTTCGACCCGGGCGGGGCGGATTCCGAGGGCCCGAAGCCCTACATGCACCCGGTCCGCGCCCTCGACGGAGCCGTCCTCTCGGCCTTCCGCCCGTGGGATCACCGCTGGCACAAGGGTCTGCAGATGACGTGGACCGCCGTGTCGGGCCAGAACTTCTGGGGCGGCCCGACGTATCAGCGCGACACCGGCTACGTTCAGCTCGACAACGTCGGGCGCATGCGCCACGACCGCTTCACGACGATGACGGATGCCGGGGACGACGTGTCGTTCACCGAGGAGCTCACGTGGATCACGCAGGCGGGCGACGAGTGGTTCACCGAGACGCGCACCCACCGGTTCCACGGTCTCGACGCCGCGCGGGGCTTCTGGATGCTCGACTTCGCCACGACGCTGCGCAACGTCTCGGACCGCGAGCTCGAGCTCGGCAGCCCCACCACCGAGGGACGGCCGAACGCCGGCTACACCGGCTTCGCGATCCGCATGCCGCGCGCGTGGACCGGCGGCCGCGTGCTGTCGGCCGACTCCGACGACGCCGATGCGCTCATGGGCGCCGAGACCGCGTGGCTCGCCCTGTCGGGCGAGCACGACGAGGTCGACGGGGGCGGCACGGTGCTCGTCTTCGCCGGCGTCTCGACCGGCGCGCCCGCCGTCAGATGGTTCGTGCGCAGCGAGCCGTTCCCGATCATCAGCCCGTCGGCGTCCTTCGACGAGCCGATCGTCCTCGCACCCGGAGACGACGTCTCGCTGTCGCACCGCCACGTGTTCCTCGACAGCATCCCCGACGCCGACGACGTTCGGGCGCTCGCGACGGAGCTGGCGCCGTGA
- a CDS encoding fibronectin type III domain-containing protein, whose protein sequence is MPLPFERSDAARHEHDSFTPPPTRAARGRRITAAATSAIVAGALLAAVPGAAATGIEPNDEGVYLFDFGTGASPVADGWTEVVPGTAYDAEAGFGIVTADGVSLISRDRTGSTDPADPMTNDWVGGGTFEFVVDLPDGEYDVAVTSGDQLDGTSTVTTDVTLEGEEVGRVSARRAAVTETFRTVVEDGQLTAGFSGSGIAGLVNGIEIAPVVPTVPADVVITRVAYNVVELGWSASDGAAAYTVERADVDASGEVGAFAAVAEVAETDYADDSVTVGGSYAYRVIGVSAYDVVSDPSAVVASGEIPELEIPVAASDLAVAQVTTDAVVLTWSAVPNAETYLVERAPVGTEDFAVLGTVDVPGYTDSGVDTDVAHSYRVTASNPAGTSPATIVDAPVYISPDPLPDGEVVTFDFGPGAVAEGALPVTSATAFDPEWGYGFTALPTAEAPDVDRGGDDALRDDFVAADGGVFEIDLGEGDYAVQLIAGDAEAESVLTITAESIQKVQQNPQLAGDYLEMAFTIALVDGMLTLELGGGETAALNALTITRLPGRLAGAITTTYISGDSTVQTYDPIAYAPQAGWGQMIDRFFADDVAFANHAIGGRSSKNFITQGRLDEILRAIRPGDYHLIQFGHNDATQGVDDRYASPEDYKEYLRVYVEGTRQRGATPILVTPVSRRSFDAETGEFNVSFPEYVAKMTELAVEEDVLLVDLSASSRAYLNEIGPEAAKAVFLHVDPGIFPNRPSGTVDDTHFQEYGAIQMARLIAQDVADLADPLSEKVVDVEPPAEVPVAPRNLVAGAISNGGATLQWDASPTADIYKIYRRTVSDPEGEFALVGSVTQTSSIVQGLEEGVEYEYYVVAVNGRGDSEPSDAVRFTTKEALYKFDFQLTGNPLMPGYTEVTPDMGYSEDRGYGFETPLAWNAGRDRGDAGGAANDLVRDFMLPGDSNTFMLDVPNGTYSVKTYSGDWIGTTRTSFRVEGRDAGTGNAGRGGVNETLRGPFLVTDGQLNVEAYGSAAGTRFNGLEVTPILLGPTGFELIGIDADPAAPTVSLAWDDEPGLTWNVYRQSPFDTDPVLVGVVGEPAFVDTSARVGLDYAYHVTAVDQTDLESVPSSTVEVSFIDESVDVPAAPADLSVQRIEKREVEIGWAAPVDALYHLVFRSTVAGEQGELVGVADTNRYTDAAEVLTTIPYYYTVISVNAGGTGPASEQLETEAVTVLQRQAEYLDRAPLAVQTDEGVLVTWRLLGTDPASVAFHVYRDGTQITDEPISDSTNLLDADGTADSTYFVTKVLNDVETTETEEFAVQAADYVPVPLRKPADSYTKDGQPYSYTANDVSVGDVDGDGQYEYVVKWYPSNAKDNSQAGYTGNVYLDAYRLDGTRLWRIDLGVNIRAGAHYTHFMVYDFDGNGGAELIVKTGDGTIDGVGQPIGNASADHRNSSGYVLSGPEYLTVFDGRTGAAIDTIDYTPERGDVGAWGDGYGNRVDRFLAGVAYLDGEKPSALFSRGYYTRAVMAAYDFDGEKLIERWVIDSADDGSYGLYGQGNHSLAVADVDGDSKDEVLFGSATVDDDGELLYSTGLGHGDAQHTSDLDPSRPGFETFSAHEDMFRSENRGGTMRDSRTGEILWEIPATVDTGRAASGDIDPRYAGAESWAIGGDASWNSREGYLMAADGTRIGDTIPAANFMAWFDGDPLREIVDHTFYQEPYYGTPTVAKWNWETQEEEIILEDSGARSNNGTKGTPNVQADLFGDWREEIAWRSADSSELRIYSTTDETDLRIPTLMHDTMYRTAVAWQNTGYNQPPWPSFFIGDGMAEPPLPSIAVTGSPAGGSDDTPPVLSGLPADGSLVPESGSLTVDVTAEDPESGVRNLDIAFDGEPVANGDVVELDGLVGPHTLSVRAVNHDGLVSTRTAQILVFADEGATEAPGRGHLSSNSGWENGLRDGTYTISMNLWWGVNGSVFRLYEDGELISTQLLEPDSPNPQIATVEVSGKSNGTYVYTGELVNAAGTTETKSVTVRVSEAAPAAPRLSHDNRDGDGNYTVSADLWWGTNGTLYRLYEDGVLIDEQELVAASPDAQHVSTYVVGRGPGTYTYVAEFSNAAGATSSKELTVRVR, encoded by the coding sequence GTGCCCCTTCCGTTCGAGCGGTCAGACGCCGCGAGACACGAGCACGACAGCTTCACGCCACCGCCGACGCGCGCCGCCCGCGGGCGCAGGATCACCGCAGCCGCCACGAGCGCCATCGTCGCCGGGGCGCTTCTGGCGGCCGTCCCCGGCGCCGCCGCCACCGGCATCGAGCCGAACGACGAGGGCGTGTACCTCTTCGACTTCGGCACGGGGGCCAGCCCCGTCGCCGACGGCTGGACCGAGGTCGTCCCCGGAACGGCGTACGACGCCGAGGCCGGCTTCGGCATCGTCACCGCGGACGGGGTGTCGCTCATCTCGCGCGACCGCACCGGAAGCACCGACCCCGCCGATCCGATGACCAACGACTGGGTCGGGGGCGGAACGTTCGAGTTCGTCGTCGACCTCCCCGACGGCGAGTACGACGTCGCCGTGACGTCCGGCGACCAGCTCGACGGGACCAGCACCGTCACGACGGATGTGACCCTGGAGGGCGAGGAGGTCGGCCGGGTGTCGGCACGCCGGGCCGCCGTCACCGAGACCTTCCGCACCGTCGTCGAGGACGGCCAGCTCACCGCCGGCTTCTCGGGCAGCGGCATCGCCGGGCTCGTCAATGGCATCGAGATCGCACCGGTCGTGCCCACGGTCCCCGCCGACGTCGTCATCACGCGCGTGGCGTACAACGTCGTCGAGCTCGGCTGGAGCGCCTCGGACGGCGCCGCGGCCTACACGGTCGAGCGCGCCGACGTCGATGCATCCGGCGAGGTGGGCGCGTTCGCAGCGGTCGCCGAGGTGGCCGAGACCGACTACGCCGACGACTCGGTCACCGTCGGCGGATCGTACGCGTACCGCGTGATCGGCGTGAGCGCGTACGACGTGGTGTCCGACCCCTCGGCCGTGGTCGCCAGCGGCGAGATCCCCGAGCTCGAGATCCCCGTCGCGGCATCCGACCTCGCGGTCGCCCAGGTCACCACCGACGCGGTCGTGCTCACGTGGTCGGCCGTGCCCAACGCCGAGACCTACCTCGTCGAGCGGGCTCCCGTCGGCACCGAGGACTTCGCCGTGCTCGGCACGGTCGATGTGCCGGGCTACACCGACTCCGGCGTCGACACCGACGTCGCCCACAGCTACCGCGTCACCGCGAGCAACCCCGCCGGAACGTCGCCGGCGACGATCGTCGACGCGCCCGTGTACATCTCGCCGGATCCGCTGCCCGACGGTGAGGTCGTGACGTTCGACTTCGGCCCGGGCGCCGTCGCGGAGGGTGCGCTCCCGGTCACGAGCGCCACGGCGTTCGACCCCGAGTGGGGATACGGCTTCACCGCACTCCCGACCGCGGAGGCGCCCGACGTCGACCGCGGCGGCGACGACGCGCTGCGCGACGACTTCGTCGCGGCCGACGGCGGCGTCTTCGAGATCGACCTCGGCGAGGGCGACTACGCGGTGCAGCTCATCGCCGGTGACGCCGAGGCCGAGAGCGTGCTCACGATCACGGCCGAGTCCATCCAGAAGGTGCAGCAGAACCCGCAGCTGGCGGGCGACTACCTCGAGATGGCCTTCACGATCGCGCTGGTCGACGGCATGCTGACGCTGGAGCTGGGCGGCGGCGAGACGGCGGCGCTGAACGCGCTGACCATCACGCGCCTTCCCGGTCGACTGGCCGGCGCCATCACCACGACCTACATCTCGGGCGACTCGACGGTGCAGACCTACGACCCGATCGCCTACGCGCCGCAGGCGGGCTGGGGGCAGATGATCGACCGGTTCTTCGCCGACGACGTCGCCTTCGCCAACCACGCGATCGGCGGCCGCTCGTCGAAGAACTTCATCACGCAGGGGCGTCTCGACGAGATCCTGCGAGCGATCCGCCCCGGCGACTACCACCTGATCCAGTTCGGCCACAACGATGCCACGCAGGGCGTCGACGACCGGTACGCCAGCCCCGAGGACTACAAGGAGTACCTGCGGGTCTACGTCGAGGGGACGCGTCAGCGCGGCGCGACCCCGATCCTGGTCACGCCGGTGTCACGGCGCAGCTTCGACGCCGAGACCGGCGAGTTCAACGTCAGCTTCCCCGAGTACGTGGCGAAGATGACCGAGCTCGCGGTCGAGGAGGACGTGCTGCTGGTCGACCTGTCGGCCTCCAGCCGCGCCTACCTGAACGAGATCGGGCCCGAGGCGGCCAAGGCGGTCTTCCTGCACGTCGACCCGGGCATCTTCCCCAACCGTCCGTCCGGAACGGTCGACGACACGCACTTCCAGGAGTACGGCGCCATCCAGATGGCCCGCCTGATCGCTCAGGACGTCGCCGACCTCGCCGACCCGCTCTCGGAGAAGGTCGTCGACGTCGAGCCGCCCGCCGAGGTGCCTGTCGCCCCTCGGAACCTGGTGGCCGGAGCCATCAGCAACGGCGGCGCGACGCTCCAGTGGGACGCCTCGCCGACGGCCGACATCTACAAGATCTACCGCCGGACCGTTTCGGACCCCGAGGGCGAGTTCGCCCTGGTGGGCAGCGTCACGCAGACCAGCTCCATCGTGCAGGGACTCGAGGAGGGCGTCGAGTACGAGTACTACGTCGTGGCGGTCAACGGCCGAGGCGACTCCGAGCCGAGCGACGCCGTGCGCTTCACCACCAAGGAGGCGCTGTACAAGTTCGACTTCCAGCTGACCGGCAATCCGCTGATGCCCGGCTACACCGAGGTGACGCCCGACATGGGCTACTCCGAGGACCGCGGCTACGGCTTCGAGACGCCGCTGGCCTGGAACGCCGGCCGTGACCGCGGCGATGCCGGCGGTGCCGCGAACGACCTCGTGCGCGACTTCATGCTCCCCGGCGACTCGAACACCTTCATGCTGGACGTGCCCAACGGCACGTACTCGGTGAAGACGTACTCGGGCGACTGGATCGGAACCACGCGCACCAGCTTCCGCGTCGAGGGGCGCGACGCCGGCACCGGAAACGCCGGGCGCGGCGGCGTGAACGAGACCCTTCGCGGGCCGTTCCTCGTCACCGACGGGCAGCTGAACGTCGAGGCCTACGGCAGCGCCGCGGGCACGCGCTTCAACGGACTCGAGGTCACGCCGATCCTCCTCGGCCCGACCGGGTTCGAGCTGATCGGAATCGACGCCGACCCGGCGGCGCCGACGGTGTCGCTGGCGTGGGACGACGAGCCGGGCCTGACCTGGAACGTGTACCGTCAGTCGCCGTTCGACACCGATCCGGTGCTCGTGGGCGTGGTCGGCGAGCCCGCGTTCGTGGACACGAGCGCGCGGGTCGGCCTCGACTACGCGTACCACGTGACCGCGGTCGATCAGACCGACCTGGAGTCGGTGCCGTCCTCGACCGTCGAGGTGTCGTTCATCGACGAGAGCGTCGACGTCCCGGCCGCGCCCGCCGACCTGTCGGTGCAGCGCATCGAGAAGCGCGAGGTGGAGATCGGATGGGCCGCGCCCGTCGACGCGCTCTATCATCTGGTGTTCCGGTCGACGGTCGCCGGTGAGCAGGGCGAGCTGGTCGGCGTCGCCGACACCAACCGGTACACGGACGCCGCCGAGGTGCTCACCACGATCCCGTATTACTACACGGTGATCTCGGTGAACGCCGGCGGCACCGGTCCTGCGTCGGAGCAGCTGGAGACCGAGGCGGTCACGGTGCTGCAGCGGCAGGCCGAGTATCTCGACCGGGCTCCGCTGGCGGTGCAGACCGACGAGGGCGTGCTGGTGACGTGGCGACTGCTCGGCACCGACCCGGCATCCGTCGCCTTCCACGTGTACCGCGACGGGACGCAGATCACGGACGAGCCGATCTCGGACTCGACCAACCTGCTCGACGCAGACGGCACGGCGGACTCCACCTACTTCGTCACCAAGGTGCTGAACGACGTGGAGACCACCGAGACCGAGGAGTTCGCCGTGCAGGCGGCCGACTACGTCCCGGTGCCGCTGCGGAAGCCGGCCGACTCGTACACGAAGGACGGCCAGCCCTACTCGTACACGGCGAACGACGTCAGCGTCGGCGATGTGGACGGCGACGGGCAGTACGAGTACGTCGTCAAGTGGTACCCGTCCAACGCGAAGGACAACTCGCAGGCCGGCTACACCGGGAACGTCTACCTCGACGCCTACCGCCTCGACGGCACGCGTCTGTGGCGGATCGACCTCGGCGTGAACATCCGCGCCGGCGCTCACTACACCCACTTCATGGTCTACGACTTCGACGGGAACGGCGGGGCGGAACTGATCGTGAAGACCGGTGACGGGACGATCGACGGCGTCGGTCAGCCGATCGGGAACGCCAGCGCCGACCACCGCAACAGCTCGGGGTACGTGCTGAGCGGGCCGGAGTACCTGACGGTGTTCGACGGGCGGACGGGCGCGGCGATCGACACGATCGACTACACCCCCGAGCGCGGCGATGTCGGGGCCTGGGGCGACGGGTACGGCAACCGGGTCGACCGGTTCCTCGCCGGTGTCGCCTATCTCGACGGCGAGAAGCCGAGCGCGCTGTTCAGCCGCGGGTACTACACCCGCGCCGTGATGGCCGCCTACGACTTCGACGGCGAGAAGCTCATCGAACGATGGGTGATCGATTCGGCCGATGACGGTTCCTACGGCTTGTACGGCCAGGGCAACCACTCGCTCGCGGTCGCGGACGTCGACGGTGACAGCAAGGACGAGGTGCTCTTCGGATCGGCCACGGTCGACGACGACGGCGAGCTGCTCTACTCGACGGGCCTCGGGCACGGCGACGCGCAGCACACCAGCGACCTCGATCCGAGCCGTCCCGGCTTCGAGACGTTCTCGGCGCACGAGGACATGTTCCGGTCAGAGAACCGCGGCGGCACGATGCGCGACTCGCGCACCGGCGAGATCCTGTGGGAGATCCCGGCGACCGTCGACACGGGCCGTGCCGCCTCGGGCGACATCGACCCGCGCTACGCCGGCGCCGAGAGCTGGGCGATCGGCGGCGACGCCTCGTGGAACAGCAGGGAGGGATACCTGATGGCGGCCGACGGCACGCGCATCGGCGACACCATCCCCGCGGCCAACTTCATGGCCTGGTTCGACGGCGACCCGTTGCGCGAGATCGTGGACCACACGTTCTACCAGGAGCCCTACTACGGCACCCCGACGGTGGCGAAGTGGAACTGGGAGACCCAGGAGGAGGAGATCATCCTCGAAGACTCCGGGGCCCGGTCGAACAACGGCACCAAGGGAACGCCGAACGTGCAGGCCGACCTCTTCGGGGACTGGCGCGAGGAGATCGCGTGGCGCTCGGCCGACTCGAGCGAGCTGCGCATCTACTCGACCACCGACGAGACGGATCTGCGCATCCCGACCCTGATGCACGACACCATGTACCGCACGGCCGTCGCGTGGCAGAACACCGGTTACAACCAGCCGCCGTGGCCGAGCTTCTTCATCGGAGACGGCATGGCGGAGCCTCCGCTGCCCTCGATCGCGGTCACGGGCTCGCCCGCGGGCGGATCGGACGACACCCCACCGGTGCTGTCCGGCCTCCCTGCCGACGGGTCGCTCGTGCCGGAGTCGGGTTCGCTCACCGTCGACGTGACGGCCGAGGACCCCGAGTCGGGAGTCCGCAACCTCGACATCGCGTTCGACGGCGAGCCCGTCGCCAACGGCGACGTCGTCGAGCTGGACGGCCTGGTCGGCCCGCACACGCTGTCGGTGCGCGCGGTCAACCACGACGGCCTGGTCTCGACCCGGACCGCGCAGATCCTGGTCTTCGCGGACGAGGGCGCGACCGAGGCCCCCGGCCGCGGTCACCTCTCGTCGAACTCGGGCTGGGAGAACGGACTGCGCGACGGCACCTACACGATCTCGATGAACCTGTGGTGGGGCGTCAACGGATCGGTGTTCCGTCTGTACGAGGACGGTGAGCTCATCTCGACGCAGCTGCTCGAGCCGGACTCGCCGAACCCACAGATCGCGACCGTCGAGGTGTCCGGCAAGAGCAACGGCACCTACGTCTACACCGGCGAGCTCGTCAACGCGGCGGGCACGACCGAGACGAAGTCGGTGACCGTTCGGGTGAGCGAAGCCGCGCCCGCCGCGCCCCGGCTGTCGCACGACAACCGGGACGGGGACGGCAACTACACCGTCAGCGCCGACCTGTGGTGGGGTACCAACGGCACGCTGTATCGGCTGTACGAGGACGGGGTTCTGATCGACGAGCAGGAGCTCGTTGCGGCGAGCCCCGATGCGCAGCACGTGTCCACGTACGTCGTGGGTCGAGGCCCGGGCACGTACACGTACGTGGCCGAGTTCTCCAACGCGGCCGGCGCCACCAGCTCGAAGGAGCTGACGGTGCGGGTGCGCTAG
- the phnE gene encoding phosphonate ABC transporter, permease protein PhnE — MTSVAPAARPAPAAPRRPTKPRPSWTLWAGLAAAAVLTVWAGLGIDFTLVPLFTDFARGWVVIEQFLAPNWGFIFQVGNAWFETLSIAVLASLVGCTAGLIAAMLASNVTLSNPVAHQVVKWSLSVVRSIPDIGYAFLFVALVGVGSLAGILALIMFNLGIVAKLTSESIDAVDRGPIEAVDASGASGVDRARWAVYPQVLPNFLSYSLYVFELNIRASIVIGLAGAGGIGNVIIVQLGRFAWENVSALFIATFVVVLLVDIASQVIRRRIT; from the coding sequence GCCGGACTGGCAGCCGCGGCCGTCCTGACGGTGTGGGCGGGACTCGGCATCGACTTCACACTCGTGCCGCTGTTCACCGACTTCGCCCGCGGATGGGTGGTCATCGAGCAGTTCCTCGCACCCAACTGGGGGTTCATCTTCCAGGTCGGCAACGCGTGGTTCGAGACGCTGTCGATCGCCGTGCTCGCCAGCCTCGTCGGCTGCACCGCGGGCCTCATCGCCGCGATGCTCGCGTCGAACGTCACCCTGAGCAATCCCGTCGCCCACCAGGTCGTCAAGTGGTCGCTGTCGGTCGTGCGCTCGATCCCCGACATCGGCTACGCGTTCCTGTTCGTCGCCCTCGTGGGCGTCGGCTCGCTCGCCGGCATCCTGGCGCTGATCATGTTCAACCTGGGCATCGTCGCGAAGCTCACCAGCGAGTCGATCGACGCCGTCGACCGGGGCCCGATCGAGGCCGTGGACGCGTCGGGCGCGAGCGGCGTCGACCGCGCACGCTGGGCGGTGTACCCGCAGGTCCTCCCGAACTTCCTGAGCTACAGCCTGTACGTGTTCGAGCTGAACATCCGCGCCTCGATCGTGATCGGCCTCGCCGGCGCCGGCGGCATCGGCAACGTCATCATCGTCCAGCTCGGCCGCTTCGCATGGGAGAACGTCTCGGCACTGTTCATCGCGACGTTCGTCGTCGTGCTGCTGGTCGACATCGCATCGCAGGTCATCCGGCGGAGGATCACGTGA
- a CDS encoding cupin domain-containing protein, whose protein sequence is MSDTPPLFPGGVAVSGLQVYDWQAEDGCRGGSPHLHTASSEGYVVTGGTGEVHTISAAGRAVHALEPGEVVWFSPGTVHRLVNHGDLELVVVMQNTGLPEAGDAVLTFPVDVLDDPDAYRRAATVPAAGSEADRAEAVRARRDLALRGYRQLLDDLEAHGPAALAALHRRAARLVQPSVERWQRLWSATVETETARTAAQLDRLASGEPGILAEAAVVRGERTPGERGYGMCGRLQTWDWPSPEEPGS, encoded by the coding sequence GTGAGCGACACTCCCCCGCTGTTCCCCGGCGGCGTGGCCGTCAGCGGCCTGCAGGTCTACGACTGGCAGGCCGAGGACGGATGCCGCGGCGGCTCGCCGCACCTGCACACCGCATCGAGCGAGGGATATGTCGTCACGGGCGGCACGGGCGAGGTGCACACCATCTCGGCCGCAGGCCGGGCCGTCCACGCCCTCGAGCCGGGCGAGGTCGTCTGGTTCTCGCCGGGCACCGTCCACCGGCTCGTGAACCACGGCGATCTCGAACTCGTCGTCGTCATGCAGAACACCGGGCTCCCCGAGGCCGGCGACGCCGTGCTGACCTTCCCCGTCGATGTGCTGGACGATCCGGATGCGTATCGACGCGCCGCGACGGTGCCGGCCGCCGGCTCGGAAGCCGACCGCGCCGAGGCCGTGCGTGCCCGCCGGGACCTGGCGCTGCGCGGCTACCGGCAGCTCCTGGACGACCTCGAGGCGCACGGGCCCGCGGCGCTCGCTGCGCTCCACAGGCGCGCCGCGCGTCTGGTGCAGCCGAGCGTCGAGCGCTGGCAGCGCCTGTGGTCGGCGACGGTCGAGACCGAGACCGCGAGGACCGCAGCGCAGCTCGACCGCCTCGCGTCGGGCGAGCCCGGCATCCTCGCCGAGGCCGCCGTCGTCCGCGGCGAGCGGACTCCCGGCGAGCGCGGCTACGGCATGTGCGGGCGCCTGCAGACGTGGGACTGGCCGTCCCCCGAAGAGCCCGGCTCCTGA